In the Thermus thermamylovorans genome, one interval contains:
- a CDS encoding SAM hydrolase/SAM-dependent halogenase family protein yields the protein MRPVFFLSDFGLEDPYAGVVKAVLGQRAPGVPVRDLAHLLPPQDLRRAAFALFQALPYLPEGAVVLGVVDPGVGTARRAIAALGRRFYVGPDNGLFTLAWLLDPPRRAFLLERVAPPDPQGVLPPPGWTPGHHTFHGRDLFAPAAARLALGLPPEGLGPEVPVEGLARLPLRLGPGPEGEILTFDRFGNAVTTLLRAPLGGWVGVGERRIPIRRTFGEVGEGEAVAYLGSAGLLEVGVNRGNAREALGLEEGMPVRLL from the coding sequence ATGCGCCCGGTTTTCTTCCTCTCCGACTTCGGCCTCGAGGACCCCTACGCAGGGGTGGTGAAGGCGGTCCTCGGGCAAAGGGCCCCGGGGGTGCCGGTGCGGGACCTGGCCCACCTCCTGCCCCCCCAGGACCTGCGCCGCGCTGCCTTTGCCCTCTTCCAGGCCCTTCCCTACCTCCCAGAGGGGGCCGTGGTCCTGGGGGTGGTGGACCCCGGGGTGGGGACGGCCAGGCGGGCCATCGCCGCCTTGGGCAGGCGCTTCTACGTGGGCCCCGACAACGGCCTCTTCACCCTGGCCTGGCTCCTGGACCCACCCAGGCGGGCCTTCCTCCTGGAGAGGGTGGCTCCCCCCGACCCCCAGGGCGTCCTTCCCCCACCCGGCTGGACCCCGGGGCACCACACCTTTCACGGCCGCGACCTCTTCGCCCCCGCGGCCGCCCGCCTGGCCCTGGGTCTTCCCCCGGAAGGGCTGGGCCCCGAGGTGCCCGTGGAGGGCCTCGCCCGCCTTCCCCTCCGCCTCGGCCCGGGGCCGGAGGGGGAGATCCTCACCTTCGACCGCTTCGGCAACGCCGTCACCACCCTGCTCCGGGCCCCCCTGGGGGGGTGGGTGGGGGTGGGGGAGAGGCGCATCCCCATCCGGCGCACCTTTGGGGAGGTGGGGGAGGGGGAGGCGGTGGCCTACCTGGGGAGCGCGGGGCTTCTGGAGGTGGGGGTGAACCGGGGAAACGCCAGGGAAGCCCTGGGCCTGGAGGAGGGGATGCCCGTCCGCCTCCTCTAA
- a CDS encoding type II toxin-antitoxin system Phd/YefM family antitoxin produces the protein MHQKRRLSATEARVHFGEVLRRVGEGEVILVEGRGKPLAVILSPEAYERLKGEGEDPFRLILSVNRGIRERLGRPLAPPEEVIGAMREEGDRELPGPGR, from the coding sequence ATGCATCAAAAGCGCAGGCTCAGCGCCACCGAGGCCCGGGTGCACTTTGGGGAGGTGCTCCGGCGGGTGGGCGAGGGGGAGGTGATCCTGGTGGAGGGGCGGGGCAAGCCCCTGGCGGTTATCCTCTCCCCCGAGGCCTACGAGCGCCTGAAGGGGGAGGGGGAGGACCCTTTCCGCCTCATCCTGAGCGTCAACCGGGGCATCCGGGAGCGCCTGGGAAGACCCCTCGCGCCGCCGGAAGAGGTGATCGGGGCCATGCGGGAGGAGGGTGACCGTGAGCTTCCTGGTCCTGGACGCTAG
- the dnaE gene encoding DNA polymerase III subunit alpha, translating to MASRLKFAHLHQHTQFSLLDGAAKLQDLLKWVKEVSPENPALAITDHGNLFGAVEFYKKATAMGVKPILGYEAYVAAESRFDRKRGKGLDGGYFHLTLLAKDFRGYQNLVRLASRAYLEGFYEKPRIDREILREHSEGLIALSGCLGAEIPQFILQDRLDLAEARLNDYLAIFGDRFFIEIQHHGLPEQKKVNEVLKAFARKYGLGMVATNDGHYVRKEDARAHEVLLAIQSKSTLDDPERWRFPCDEFYVKTPEEMRAMLPEAEWGDEPFDNTVEIARMCQVDLPIGDKMTYRIPRFPLPEGRTEAQYLRELTFLGLLARYPDRITEGFYREVFRRLGKLPPHGDGAALAQALAQVEGEAWEALASELPPLEGVREWTAEATLHRALYELAVIERMGFPGYFLIVQDYINWAKGNGISVGPGRGSAAGSLVAYAVGITNIDPLRFGLLFERFLNPERVSMPDIDTDFSDRERDRVIEYVRRRYGEDKVAQIGTFGSLASKAALKDVARVYGIPHKKAEELAKLIPVQFGKPKPLSEAIQAVPELKAEMEKDPKVREVLEVAMRLEGLNRHASVHAAGVVIAQEPLTDLVPLMRDQEGRPVTQYEMGAVEALGLLKMDFLGLRTLSFLDEARKIVRESKGVELDYDRLPLDDPKTFELLARGETKGVFQLESGGMTSTVRGLKPRRLEDIIALVSLYRPGPMEHIPTYIRRHHGQEPVSYAEFPHAERYLRPILDETYGIPVYQEQIMQIASQVAGYSLGEADLLRRAMGKKKVEEMQRHRERFVRGAKERGVPEEEANRLFDMLEAFANYGFNKCLPGRARVVDFRTGRPVSVEAIARGEARGVWVASLDEKTLRLVPRPVVAAFESGRAMVYRLRTATGRVLEATANHPLYTPEGWRALGALAPGDFVALPRHLPYTPSAGLETHELDLLGFALSEGNLRHPSGFYLYTASEEELAAMREALAAFANTRVRVVWRRGIAHLYVGRQDRGAAAEAVAFLRRHGLLGLSAREKRLPEVAFALPPEEVARLLGRLWVGDGGVDPKGRLIHYATASEALARGVQHLLLRLGLQSRLVEKRFPYPGGRKGYAVYLLGGLEAARRFAETLGPYLLGKRKRDLQALLASWEEAGPSTKDLLPMAFLPLVRQAVAEASQGKERAFLEARGFAQGLLRPGRGRRGLSRTTAERLAALTGSLALLRLAQAEVYWDRVEAIEPLGVEEVFDLTVEGTHTFVAEDVIVHNSHAAAYSLLSYQTAYVKAHYPVEFMAALLTVERHDSDKVAEYIRDARAMGIPVLPPDVNRSGFDFKVVGALSPVGEHQAASPAGEHREEILFGLSAVKNVGEGAALAILQERERGGPFRSLGDFLRRLDERVVNRRTLESLVKAGAFDAFGDRARLLASLDSLLRWAAESRERERSGMMGLFAEVGEPPLGEAPPLDEITRLRYEKEALGIYVSGHPVLRYPGLREVASCTLEELPDFVRGLPPRPRVLLAGMVEEAVRKPTRGGGMMARFTLSDETGALEVVVFGRAYEGVSPKLKEDTPLLVLAEVEREEGGLRVMAQAAWTHEEVAEAPKALEVEVDHALLDERGIALLKSLLDEHPGTLPLYLRVQGPFGEALFAMREVRVAEGVLEALEAEGLRAYPVPDREVFLQRNGGNGGKEEAVPF from the coding sequence ATGGCCTCGAGGCTGAAGTTCGCCCACCTCCACCAGCACACCCAGTTCTCCCTTCTGGACGGGGCGGCCAAGCTCCAGGATCTCCTCAAGTGGGTGAAGGAGGTCTCCCCCGAGAACCCCGCCCTGGCCATCACCGACCACGGCAACCTCTTCGGCGCCGTGGAGTTCTACAAGAAGGCCACGGCCATGGGGGTGAAGCCCATCCTGGGCTACGAGGCCTACGTGGCCGCGGAAAGCCGCTTCGACCGCAAGCGGGGCAAGGGCCTGGACGGGGGGTACTTCCACCTCACCCTCCTGGCCAAGGACTTCCGGGGCTACCAGAACCTGGTGCGCCTGGCCAGCCGGGCCTACCTGGAGGGTTTCTACGAGAAGCCCCGCATCGACCGGGAGATCCTGCGGGAGCACTCGGAGGGGCTTATCGCCCTCTCCGGCTGCCTGGGGGCGGAGATCCCCCAGTTCATCCTGCAGGACCGCCTGGACCTGGCGGAGGCCCGGCTCAACGACTACCTCGCCATCTTCGGCGACCGCTTCTTCATCGAGATCCAGCACCACGGCCTCCCCGAGCAGAAGAAGGTGAACGAGGTCCTGAAGGCGTTCGCCCGCAAGTACGGCCTGGGGATGGTGGCCACCAACGACGGCCACTACGTGCGCAAGGAGGACGCCCGGGCCCACGAGGTGCTCCTGGCCATCCAGTCCAAGAGCACCCTGGACGACCCCGAGCGCTGGCGCTTTCCCTGCGACGAGTTCTACGTGAAGACCCCGGAGGAGATGCGGGCCATGCTCCCGGAGGCGGAGTGGGGGGACGAACCCTTTGACAACACGGTGGAGATCGCCCGCATGTGCCAGGTGGACCTCCCCATCGGGGACAAGATGACCTACCGCATCCCCCGCTTCCCCCTCCCCGAGGGGCGCACCGAGGCCCAGTACCTTAGGGAGCTCACCTTCCTGGGGCTTCTTGCCCGCTACCCCGACCGCATCACCGAGGGGTTCTACCGGGAGGTCTTCCGCAGGCTGGGGAAGCTCCCCCCTCACGGGGACGGGGCCGCCCTGGCCCAGGCCCTGGCCCAGGTGGAGGGGGAGGCTTGGGAGGCCCTCGCCTCGGAGCTTCCCCCCTTGGAGGGGGTGCGGGAGTGGACGGCGGAGGCCACCCTGCACCGGGCCCTTTACGAGCTCGCCGTCATCGAGCGCATGGGCTTTCCCGGCTACTTCCTCATCGTCCAGGACTACATCAACTGGGCCAAGGGGAACGGGATCTCCGTGGGGCCGGGGCGCGGAAGCGCCGCCGGGAGCCTGGTGGCCTACGCCGTGGGCATCACCAACATCGACCCCCTGCGCTTTGGCCTCCTCTTCGAGCGCTTCCTGAACCCGGAGCGGGTCTCCATGCCGGACATCGACACCGACTTCTCCGACCGGGAGCGCGACCGGGTGATCGAGTACGTGCGGAGGCGCTACGGGGAGGACAAGGTGGCCCAGATCGGCACCTTCGGGAGCCTGGCCTCCAAGGCGGCCCTGAAGGACGTGGCCCGGGTGTACGGCATCCCCCACAAAAAGGCGGAGGAGCTGGCCAAGCTCATCCCCGTGCAGTTCGGCAAGCCCAAGCCCCTTTCGGAGGCCATCCAGGCGGTGCCGGAGCTGAAGGCGGAGATGGAGAAAGACCCCAAGGTGCGGGAGGTCCTCGAGGTGGCCATGCGCCTGGAGGGCCTGAACCGCCACGCCTCCGTGCACGCCGCCGGGGTGGTGATCGCCCAGGAACCCCTCACCGACCTGGTGCCCCTCATGCGGGACCAGGAGGGACGGCCCGTGACCCAGTACGAGATGGGGGCGGTGGAGGCCCTGGGGCTTCTGAAGATGGATTTCCTGGGCCTGCGCACCCTCTCCTTCCTGGACGAGGCCAGGAAGATCGTGAGGGAGTCCAAGGGGGTGGAGCTGGACTACGACCGCCTGCCCCTGGACGACCCCAAGACCTTTGAGCTCCTCGCCCGGGGGGAGACCAAGGGGGTCTTCCAGCTGGAGTCCGGGGGGATGACGAGCACGGTGCGGGGGCTTAAGCCGAGGCGCCTGGAGGACATCATCGCCCTGGTCTCCCTCTACCGCCCCGGGCCCATGGAGCACATCCCCACCTACATCCGCCGCCACCACGGCCAGGAGCCCGTGAGCTACGCGGAGTTCCCCCACGCGGAGCGGTACCTGAGGCCCATCCTGGACGAGACCTACGGCATCCCCGTCTACCAGGAGCAGATCATGCAGATCGCCTCCCAGGTGGCGGGGTACTCCCTGGGGGAGGCGGACCTCCTCCGCCGGGCCATGGGCAAGAAGAAGGTGGAGGAGATGCAGAGGCACCGGGAGCGCTTCGTGCGGGGGGCGAAGGAGCGGGGGGTGCCCGAGGAGGAGGCCAACCGGCTTTTTGACATGCTGGAGGCCTTCGCCAACTACGGCTTCAACAAGTGCCTGCCGGGAAGGGCCAGGGTGGTGGACTTCCGCACGGGCAGGCCCGTGTCCGTGGAGGCCATCGCCCGGGGGGAGGCCCGAGGGGTCTGGGTGGCCTCCCTGGACGAAAAGACCCTGCGCCTGGTGCCGAGGCCGGTAGTGGCCGCCTTCGAAAGCGGCCGGGCCATGGTCTACCGCCTGCGCACCGCCACGGGAAGGGTCCTGGAGGCCACCGCCAACCACCCCCTCTACACCCCCGAGGGCTGGCGGGCGCTGGGGGCCTTGGCCCCTGGGGACTTTGTGGCCCTGCCCCGCCACCTGCCCTACACCCCCTCGGCGGGCCTGGAGACCCACGAGCTGGACCTCCTGGGCTTTGCCCTCAGCGAGGGCAACCTCCGCCACCCCTCGGGCTTCTACCTCTACACCGCCTCCGAGGAGGAGCTGGCCGCCATGCGGGAGGCCCTGGCCGCCTTTGCCAACACCCGGGTGCGGGTGGTCTGGCGCCGGGGCATAGCCCACCTCTACGTGGGGCGGCAGGACCGGGGGGCTGCTGCGGAGGCGGTGGCGTTTTTGCGCCGCCACGGCCTCTTGGGCCTTTCCGCCCGGGAAAAGCGCCTGCCCGAGGTGGCCTTCGCCTTGCCCCCCGAGGAGGTGGCCCGTCTCCTGGGGCGCCTTTGGGTGGGGGACGGCGGGGTGGACCCCAAGGGGCGGCTTATCCACTACGCCACCGCCTCGGAGGCCTTGGCCCGGGGGGTGCAGCACCTCCTCCTGCGCCTGGGCCTGCAAAGCCGTTTGGTGGAGAAGCGTTTCCCCTACCCGGGGGGGCGGAAGGGCTACGCCGTGTACCTGCTCGGGGGCCTCGAGGCCGCCCGCCGGTTTGCGGAGACCCTGGGGCCCTACCTCCTGGGCAAGCGGAAGCGGGACCTCCAGGCCCTTCTGGCCTCCTGGGAGGAGGCGGGTCCCAGCACCAAGGACCTGCTCCCCATGGCCTTCTTACCCCTGGTGCGCCAGGCGGTGGCCGAGGCTTCCCAGGGAAAGGAGAGGGCTTTCTTGGAGGCCAGAGGCTTCGCCCAGGGCCTCCTGCGCCCTGGTAGGGGGCGAAGGGGGCTTTCCCGGACCACAGCAGAGCGCCTGGCGGCCCTCACGGGAAGCTTAGCCCTCTTGCGCTTGGCCCAGGCCGAGGTCTACTGGGACCGGGTAGAGGCCATAGAGCCCTTGGGGGTGGAGGAGGTCTTTGACCTCACCGTGGAAGGCACGCACACCTTCGTGGCGGAGGACGTGATCGTGCACAACTCCCACGCCGCCGCCTACAGCCTCCTTTCTTACCAGACCGCTTACGTGAAGGCCCACTACCCGGTGGAGTTCATGGCCGCCCTCCTCACCGTGGAGCGCCACGACTCCGACAAGGTGGCGGAGTACATCCGCGACGCCCGGGCCATGGGCATCCCCGTCCTGCCCCCCGACGTCAACCGCTCGGGCTTCGACTTCAAGGTGGTGGGGGCTCTTTCGCCCGTAGGCGAACACCAGGCTGCTTCGCCTGCAGGCGAACACCGAGAGGAGATCCTCTTCGGCCTCTCCGCGGTGAAGAACGTGGGGGAGGGTGCCGCCTTGGCCATCCTGCAGGAGCGGGAGCGGGGGGGGCCCTTTAGGAGCCTGGGGGACTTCCTCAGGCGCCTGGACGAGCGGGTGGTGAACCGGCGCACCCTGGAGTCCCTGGTCAAGGCGGGGGCCTTCGACGCCTTTGGGGATAGGGCCCGGCTCCTGGCCTCCCTGGACTCCCTCCTCCGGTGGGCCGCGGAAAGCCGCGAGCGGGAGCGGTCCGGCATGATGGGCCTCTTCGCCGAGGTGGGGGAGCCTCCCCTGGGGGAGGCCCCGCCCCTGGACGAGATCACCCGGCTCCGCTACGAGAAGGAGGCCCTGGGCATCTACGTCTCCGGCCACCCCGTGCTGCGCTACCCCGGGCTCCGGGAGGTGGCCAGCTGCACCCTGGAGGAGCTCCCCGACTTCGTCCGGGGCCTTCCCCCCCGCCCCCGGGTGCTCCTCGCTGGGATGGTGGAGGAGGCGGTGCGCAAGCCCACGCGGGGCGGGGGCATGATGGCCCGCTTCACCCTTTCCGACGAGACCGGGGCCCTGGAGGTGGTGGTCTTCGGCCGGGCCTACGAGGGGGTTTCCCCCAAGCTCAAGGAGGACACCCCCCTCCTGGTCCTGGCGGAGGTGGAGCGGGAGGAAGGGGGGCTTAGGGTCATGGCCCAGGCGGCCTGGACCCACGAGGAGGTGGCCGAGGCCCCCAAGGCCCTGGAGGTGGAGGTGGACCACGCCCTCTTGGACGAGCGGGGGATCGCCCTCCTCAAAAGCCTCCTGGACGAGCACCCCGGAACCCTCCCCCTCTACCTGCGGGTCCAGGGGCCCTTCGGGGAGGCCCTCTTCGCCATGCGGGAGGTGCGGGTGGCGGAGGGGGTCCTCGAGGCCTTGGAGGCCGAGGGGCTCCGCGCCTACCCCGTGCCCGACCGGGAGGTCTTCCTCCAGAGGAACGGGGGCAACGGGGGCAAGGAGGAGGCGGTGCCCTTCTGA
- a CDS encoding HD domain-containing protein, which translates to MPSFAEALALMEAWTESESLRRHMRAVAVAMRAYARRYGADEELWAVAGVLHDMDYEQYPGEHPYRGVEALRGLGYPEEVLEAILGHAAYTGVPRRTLMAKALFAVDELTGLITAAVYVRPDRSILGLELPSLKKKFKDKAFAKGVNREEIRQGAAELGVDLEGHMAFVLEALKGEADLLGLR; encoded by the coding sequence ATGCCGAGCTTCGCCGAGGCCCTGGCCCTCATGGAGGCCTGGACGGAAAGCGAGTCCCTGAGGCGGCACATGCGGGCGGTGGCGGTGGCCATGCGGGCCTACGCCCGCCGCTACGGGGCGGACGAGGAGCTTTGGGCGGTGGCCGGGGTGCTCCACGACATGGACTACGAGCAGTACCCCGGGGAGCACCCCTACCGGGGGGTGGAGGCCCTCCGGGGCCTGGGCTACCCCGAGGAGGTCCTGGAGGCCATCCTGGGCCACGCCGCCTACACCGGGGTGCCCCGGAGGACCCTCATGGCCAAGGCCCTCTTCGCGGTGGACGAGCTCACAGGCCTCATCACCGCCGCGGTCTACGTGCGCCCGGACCGTTCCATCCTGGGCCTGGAACTCCCCAGCCTCAAGAAGAAGTTCAAGGACAAGGCCTTCGCCAAGGGGGTGAACCGGGAGGAGATCCGCCAGGGGGCCGCGGAGCTGGGGGTGGACCTGGAGGGGCACATGGCCTTCGTCCTGGAGGCCCTGAAGGGGGAGGCGGACCTCCTGGGCCTCCGGTAG
- a CDS encoding 5-formyltetrahydrofolate cyclo-ligase, producing MTLGELREEVWNALARFDLALHPTPPHGHHPNFLGARRAAGHLLRTPEFQRARLILAGMDAVLKPLREEALKAGKALILPHPDRPGEFLLLKDLDPRRLKRVREAYRHGVRVDLKGQPIDMVLIGAVAVDEEGGWVGKGYGFPQAWLSVQAPFATLAHPLMVYPRLPVAPERRVDLIATPQRLIRP from the coding sequence ATGACCCTGGGCGAGCTCAGGGAAGAGGTCTGGAACGCCCTGGCCCGCTTTGACCTGGCCCTCCACCCTACGCCCCCCCACGGCCACCACCCCAACTTCCTGGGGGCCCGGCGGGCGGCGGGGCACCTCCTCCGCACCCCGGAGTTTCAAAGGGCCAGGCTCATCCTGGCGGGCATGGATGCGGTGCTGAAACCCCTGCGGGAGGAGGCCCTAAAGGCAGGGAAGGCCCTGATCCTCCCCCACCCTGACCGGCCAGGAGAGTTCCTCCTCCTCAAGGACCTGGACCCGAGGCGGCTCAAGCGGGTGCGGGAGGCCTACCGCCACGGGGTGCGGGTGGACCTGAAGGGCCAGCCCATCGACATGGTCCTCATCGGGGCCGTGGCCGTGGACGAGGAGGGGGGGTGGGTGGGGAAGGGGTACGGCTTTCCCCAGGCCTGGCTTTCCGTGCAAGCCCCCTTCGCCACCCTGGCCCACCCCCTCATGGTCTACCCCAGGCTTCCCGTGGCGCCGGAAAGGCGGGTGGACCTGATCGCCACCCCGCAAAGGCTCATCCGGCCCTGA
- the ispF gene encoding 2-C-methyl-D-erythritol 2,4-cyclodiphosphate synthase has protein sequence MRLGYGEDSHRLEEGRPLYLCGLRIPSPVGAVAHSDGDAALHALTDALLAAFGLGDIGLHFPDHDPRWRGVRSEAFLREALRWVEARGGKLVQVSLALTLDRPKLSPHREALVDNLSRLLALPPDRIGLTFKTSEGLAPEHVQARGVVLLEG, from the coding sequence ATGCGCCTGGGCTATGGGGAGGACAGCCACCGCCTTGAGGAGGGAAGGCCCCTGTACCTCTGCGGCCTCCGGATCCCAAGCCCCGTGGGGGCGGTGGCCCACTCGGATGGGGACGCCGCCCTCCACGCCCTCACCGACGCCCTGCTGGCCGCCTTTGGCCTCGGGGACATCGGCCTCCACTTCCCCGACCACGACCCCCGCTGGCGGGGGGTGCGGAGCGAGGCCTTCCTGCGGGAGGCGTTGCGCTGGGTGGAGGCGCGGGGGGGGAAGCTGGTGCAGGTGAGCCTGGCCCTCACCCTGGACCGGCCCAAGCTCTCCCCCCACCGGGAGGCCTTGGTGGACAACCTCTCCCGGCTCCTGGCCCTGCCCCCGGACCGCATCGGCCTCACCTTCAAGACCTCGGAGGGCCTGGCCCCGGAGCACGTGCAGGCCCGAGGGGTGGTGCTTTTGGAGGGCTGA
- a CDS encoding tetratricopeptide repeat protein produces the protein MGLIRGLAVLLALGAAPWGLAQTAEDFFARCQRLYGQGALESARATCELALVSDPEHRPSLRLLARIHLERGELEPAERYLERLGEDPEGALLRARLLLRKGKPQEALRLPLPLGPEARLLQALALEELGRLEEALLLAQSLPPTPEARLLLARLHLALGEPWRGLDLLGPTLEEQVERGRLLFLVGEPQGAVALLEGVLPQTSGELRRQALATLTLAYLGQGDLLRARAALAQLGQVENLPARFLAWAWPWLLALLVFLVLVLLGESRIEPLRTVEVVEDPLPGPGRLYLVLVGAFLFALLFTLFLGMALFANALAFLTPYQRDLVLPGLFLVYGLALLLSLALWQRRRLGLLLGPWAGWVEGFWLGPLLVLLLLAYGLVREFLGFAGLPPHLLVFLGLALMEPFFRGLVPWVFRERYRDLAPYLSVLLFALAVPGSTPLLLLLGAGLLWARERTGGVLGLALGWVVAGVILALLPPAWLRLF, from the coding sequence ATGGGCCTTATCCGGGGACTTGCGGTTCTCCTGGCCCTGGGCGCGGCCCCTTGGGGGCTTGCCCAGACGGCCGAGGATTTCTTCGCCCGCTGCCAGCGGTTGTACGGCCAGGGGGCGTTGGAGAGCGCCCGGGCCACCTGCGAGCTGGCCCTGGTGAGCGACCCCGAGCATCGCCCCAGCCTCCGCCTCCTGGCCCGCATCCACCTGGAGCGGGGGGAGCTCGAGCCAGCGGAAAGGTACCTGGAGCGCCTGGGGGAGGACCCCGAGGGCGCCCTCCTCCGCGCCCGCCTTCTCCTTCGCAAGGGAAAGCCGCAGGAGGCGCTCCGGCTGCCCCTGCCCCTGGGCCCTGAGGCCAGGCTCCTCCAAGCCCTAGCCCTAGAGGAGCTGGGCCGCCTGGAGGAGGCCCTCCTTCTGGCGCAAAGCCTCCCCCCCACCCCGGAAGCCCGGCTCCTCCTGGCCCGCCTCCACCTGGCCCTGGGGGAGCCCTGGAGGGGGCTGGACCTCCTCGGACCCACCCTGGAGGAGCAGGTGGAGCGGGGACGCCTCCTTTTCCTGGTAGGGGAGCCCCAGGGGGCCGTGGCCCTCCTGGAAGGGGTCCTCCCCCAGACCTCCGGGGAGCTAAGGCGCCAGGCCCTCGCCACCCTGACCCTGGCCTACCTGGGCCAGGGAGACCTCCTCCGGGCCCGGGCGGCCCTGGCCCAGCTGGGCCAGGTGGAAAACCTCCCCGCCCGCTTTCTGGCCTGGGCCTGGCCCTGGCTTTTGGCCCTTCTGGTCTTTTTGGTCCTCGTCCTTCTGGGGGAGAGCCGCATCGAGCCCCTGCGCACCGTGGAGGTGGTGGAAGACCCCCTTCCCGGTCCGGGCCGCCTCTACCTGGTCCTCGTGGGGGCTTTCCTGTTCGCCCTGCTCTTCACCCTCTTCCTGGGAATGGCCCTCTTCGCCAACGCCCTGGCCTTCCTGACCCCTTACCAGCGGGACCTGGTTCTGCCCGGCCTCTTCCTGGTCTACGGCCTGGCCCTGCTCCTCAGCCTGGCCCTCTGGCAGAGGCGGCGCCTGGGCCTTCTCCTGGGCCCGTGGGCGGGCTGGGTGGAGGGGTTTTGGCTGGGCCCCCTTCTGGTCCTCCTCCTCCTCGCCTACGGCCTGGTGCGGGAGTTTCTGGGGTTTGCAGGCCTTCCCCCTCACCTCCTGGTCTTCCTGGGCCTGGCCCTGATGGAGCCCTTCTTCCGCGGCCTGGTGCCCTGGGTTTTCCGGGAGCGCTACCGGGACCTGGCCCCCTACCTCTCCGTCCTCCTCTTCGCCCTGGCGGTGCCCGGGTCCACCCCCCTCCTCCTCCTCCTGGGGGCGGGGCTCCTTTGGGCCCGGGAGCGGACCGGGGGCGTGCTGGGGCTGGCCCTGGGCTGGGTGGTGGCCGGGGTGATCCTGGCCCTCCTGCCCCCCGCATGGCTCCGCCTCTTCTGA
- a CDS encoding type II toxin-antitoxin system VapC family toxin produces the protein MSFLVLDASVLVRLLLADSEKAPVVRRYREWKAQGLELALPSLALYESAHALYRYARSGEMTLGEAQTLWRQALRLGLRYFQEPWVHTRALELGLELGLGAVYDAHYLALAEGLAAPLWTADRRLYQKALEGQAKGLLPGVSLHLLAP, from the coding sequence GTGAGCTTCCTGGTCCTGGACGCTAGCGTCCTGGTGCGCCTCCTCCTGGCGGATTCGGAAAAGGCGCCCGTCGTCCGGCGGTACCGGGAGTGGAAGGCCCAGGGCCTGGAGCTGGCCCTCCCGAGCCTGGCCCTCTACGAGTCGGCCCATGCCCTCTACCGCTACGCCCGGTCCGGGGAGATGACCCTGGGGGAAGCCCAGACCCTTTGGCGCCAAGCCCTGCGCCTAGGGTTGCGGTACTTCCAGGAGCCCTGGGTCCACACCCGGGCCCTGGAGCTGGGCCTCGAGCTGGGGCTGGGGGCGGTCTACGACGCCCACTACCTGGCCCTGGCCGAGGGCCTTGCCGCTCCCCTTTGGACGGCGGACCGGAGGCTATACCAGAAGGCCCTGGAGGGCCAGGCCAAGGGCCTCCTGCCGGGGGTTTCCCTCCACCTCCTAGCCCCATGA
- the surE gene encoding 5'/3'-nucleotidase SurE yields MRILVSNDDGIFSPGIKALGLAMRALGEVYVVAPDVEQSAVGHGITVRRPLRFKHTASAGFGEIPAYRVDGTPADCVVLGVHLLGRPDLLVSGINIGVNLGLDLTHSGTVAAALEGTSLGIPSLAFSLDTSGEELNFAQAAAWAVRIARRVAARGLPKGVLLNVNFPPGTPKGVLATRLSTHRIEDQVVERLDPEGRPYYWIAGAPAGEEEEGTDLWAVRRGYISVTPVSLDFTATGLLEEVRRWLAEL; encoded by the coding sequence ATGCGCATCCTGGTTTCCAACGACGACGGCATCTTCTCCCCCGGCATCAAGGCCCTGGGCCTGGCCATGCGGGCCTTGGGCGAGGTCTACGTGGTGGCCCCCGACGTGGAGCAGTCGGCGGTGGGCCACGGGATCACCGTCCGCCGCCCCCTGCGCTTCAAGCACACCGCCAGCGCTGGCTTCGGGGAGATCCCCGCCTACCGGGTGGACGGCACCCCCGCGGACTGTGTGGTCCTGGGGGTGCACCTCCTGGGGCGGCCCGACCTCCTGGTCTCGGGGATCAACATCGGAGTAAACCTGGGCCTGGACCTCACCCACTCCGGGACGGTGGCCGCCGCCCTGGAGGGCACCTCTTTGGGCATCCCCTCCCTCGCCTTCAGCCTGGACACCTCGGGGGAGGAGCTGAACTTCGCCCAGGCGGCGGCGTGGGCGGTGCGCATCGCCCGCCGGGTGGCGGCAAGGGGCCTGCCCAAGGGGGTGCTCCTCAACGTGAACTTCCCCCCCGGCACCCCCAAGGGGGTCCTGGCCACCCGGCTTTCCACCCACCGCATCGAGGACCAGGTGGTGGAGCGCCTGGACCCCGAGGGGAGGCCCTACTACTGGATCGCCGGGGCCCCCGCGGGGGAGGAGGAGGAGGGCACCGACCTCTGGGCGGTGCGCCGGGGGTACATCTCCGTCACCCCGGTAAGCCTGGACTTCACCGCGACCGGCCTCCTGGAAGAGGTGCGGCGCTGGCTGGCGGAGCTTTAG
- a CDS encoding FUN14 domain-containing protein: protein MELPNLAPYLGQITFGGVAGYAVGYALKKVGRLLAILLGLLFVALQLLAQAGYVQVDWTRIQRDVEPFLQQPGLQGLWERLLATLTHNLPFGASFVGGLILGLRAG from the coding sequence ATGGAGCTCCCGAACCTCGCCCCCTACCTCGGCCAGATCACCTTCGGCGGCGTCGCAGGCTACGCCGTGGGCTACGCCCTTAAAAAGGTGGGGCGCCTCCTCGCCATCCTCCTAGGGCTCCTCTTCGTGGCCCTGCAGCTGCTGGCCCAGGCGGGGTACGTCCAGGTGGACTGGACCCGCATCCAGCGGGACGTGGAGCCCTTCCTCCAGCAGCCCGGCCTCCAGGGCCTGTGGGAGAGGCTTCTCGCCACCCTCACCCACAACCTCCCCTTCGGGGCCAGCTTCGTGGGGGGGCTCATCCTAGGCCTCAGGGCCGGATGA